GTCGCCATCGGCATAGGCGATCGCGAAGCGGCTGTAGAAGCCGTTCTCCATGCGGAAATTCGCCTTGGCCTCGACGCCCTCGATCTCGACCGCATCGTAATTGACGAACTGGTACTGCGCCGGGTCCATCGGGGTGAACGACCCGCCCACGACCTGCTGGCTGATGAAATCGTCATAGTCGGCAGTGAAGGCGGCAATTTGCAGCGACACTGCCTCGGTCGAGAACTTGATCCCGGCTTCCCAGCTCTCGCTGGTTTCGGCGCCCAGATCGGGATTGGGCAGCGAGGTGTAGCCGTAGGCCAGGTTCTCGAAGAAGTTGTTCACCTGGTACGGTGTCGGCGCGCGGAAGCCCTGGGCGTAATTGCCGTAGAGCAGGACGTCGTCCGCCAGCTTCACCGTCACGCCCAGCTTGGGCGACAGGCGATCATCGCTCTGCGCGGAGCCAGCGAAATCGGGCAGCAGCGGATCGTCGGTCGGATCGAGATCGTAGAAATCGTACCGCAGCGCGGGAAACAGCGTCACCGCCCCGTCGAGGAAGGTGAATTCGGTGGCGAGGAACACGCCGCCCAGCATGAAGTCGGTGGCAGGGAAGGCGCGCGTGGGGAACACCTCGCCGAACGGCGGTTCGGTCCCGTCGCGCAGGCCCTCCTGCCGCGTCCAGCTGACATCGCCGCCAAAGGCGAGCGTGGTGCGGAAGGCATCGCCGCCGAACACGCTACGGGCTTCGGCGGAGAAACCATAGACTTCGTTTTCGAAGGTGTTCAGCCGCTCGCGATCGGGGCGCGGTGTGGCGCTGACGGGCGAGCGGTCCTCATCGGTGAACTGCACGTCTTCGCCCGTCTGGTAATAGGCTGCGGCATGCGCGTAGTCGATCGCGCCTTCGCCGACATAGGTCCAGTCGATCGACAAGCGGCCGCGTTCGGTAGTGTCGAGTGCGGTCAGATCGTCGACGATCCAGCTGGGGAAGGGGCCGAAGAGGAAGGCCGGACCCTGCCCGGAGAGGACATCGGTGGCGACTTCGGTCTCGAGATATTCGCCCGACAGGCGCACCCGGTGCGCGCCGGTATCCCACACCAGCTTGCCGAGAAATGCGTTGGAAGTCCCGTCCTGCGGGTTCGGTAGCGTGCGCCCGCTACCCAGGCCGTCCACTTCGCCCGCGTTTTCCAGCTCGTGGAAATCGCGGCGGGTGTAGGACAGCATGGCCGAAAGATCGCCGAACAGGCCTGCGATCGCCGCGGTTTCGGTGAATTCCTCGTCGGCGCTCGAATAGGAGGCGCGGACAAATCCGCCGAACCGCTGGCCCGCTTCGACGAGATCGACCGGGTCGCTGGTGGTGAAGCTGATCGCGCCGGCCAGCCCGTCGCTGCCGTATAGTGCGGAAGCCGGACCGCGCAGGATCTCGACCGATTTGACCAGCGAAACATCGGTGTAGCCGCCGCGCCCCGCATCCTGCGCGCCAAAGGAAAAGCCCTGCGGGCTGCGGATGCCGTCGACCTGGATGAGCACGCGATTGCCGCCGATGCCGCGGATGATGAAGTCTTCGTTGCGCGCGCGGCCAGTCGCACCCAGCGCGGCACCGAAGCGGGCGGGCGCGCGGCGCACCGATACACCGGGTTCGTAGCGCACGAGGTCCTTGATGTCGGTGGCCAGTTCATCGGCGATCTGCTCGTCATCGATCACGGTGATCGTGGCCGGTGCGTCCTCGATCTGGAGCGGGGTGCGCGTGGCCGTCACCACGATCTGGTCGTCTCCCGGCAAATCCTCCTCGGCAGCGATAGCCAGCGCCGGAAGGCTCGCTGCGGCAAGCGCGGCGAGTGCCGAGCCCAGCTTGAATGTGGCCAGCCGCTGGCGTGCAGCCATGCCGGAGGCGCGCCCAGTGCGTTCGAATGTCGATCCCATGATTTTCCCTGTTGATGCTGTTTTGCGTCCGCTGCGCTGATATTGCGAGTCAGTCGCATTTGCAAGAAGTCTCTGGGATTTTCGACACTGCCCTCTTTTCGTCGGGGTTTGGCTGGCGTAGCGAGCCGGAAAAGGAGATCGGACCGATGAAAGCGACTATCTGGCACAATCCGAAATGCGGCACTTCGCGCAAGACGCTGGCCATCCTCGAGAACCTGTCGCGGGTCGAGGTCGAGGTGATCGAATATCTGAAGGATCCGCCGAGCGCGGAAAAGCTGGCGCAGCTCTACAAGGATGCGGGCACCACCCCGAACGCGGGCCTCCGCCTGCGCGGAACCGATGCGGCGGAGCGCGGCATGCCCGAGGCTTCGGCGGAGGATGTGCTGGCGGCAATGGCGGCCGACCCGATCCTGATCGAGCGTCCGCTGGTCGAAACCGACAAGGGCGTCCGTCTGTGCCGGCCGCAGGACACCGTGCTCGAAATTCTCTAGCGGCGGTCCTGCGTCAGCGCAGCGTCGGCTTGCAGCGCGCGAGAGCCATAGACGAACACGATCGCGCATAGCGCCACGATCAGCCCGAAGCCAAGCCAGTCGGAATGGCTGTAGAGCCAGACGCCAAGCGCGGGCGCATAGATGAAGCTCG
This genomic window from Qipengyuania sp. HL-TH1 contains:
- a CDS encoding TonB-dependent hemoglobin/transferrin/lactoferrin family receptor, with the protein product MGSTFERTGRASGMAARQRLATFKLGSALAALAAASLPALAIAAEEDLPGDDQIVVTATRTPLQIEDAPATITVIDDEQIADELATDIKDLVRYEPGVSVRRAPARFGAALGATGRARNEDFIIRGIGGNRVLIQVDGIRSPQGFSFGAQDAGRGGYTDVSLVKSVEILRGPASALYGSDGLAGAISFTTSDPVDLVEAGQRFGGFVRASYSSADEEFTETAAIAGLFGDLSAMLSYTRRDFHELENAGEVDGLGSGRTLPNPQDGTSNAFLGKLVWDTGAHRVRLSGEYLETEVATDVLSGQGPAFLFGPFPSWIVDDLTALDTTERGRLSIDWTYVGEGAIDYAHAAAYYQTGEDVQFTDEDRSPVSATPRPDRERLNTFENEVYGFSAEARSVFGGDAFRTTLAFGGDVSWTRQEGLRDGTEPPFGEVFPTRAFPATDFMLGGVFLATEFTFLDGAVTLFPALRYDFYDLDPTDDPLLPDFAGSAQSDDRLSPKLGVTVKLADDVLLYGNYAQGFRAPTPYQVNNFFENLAYGYTSLPNPDLGAETSESWEAGIKFSTEAVSLQIAAFTADYDDFISQQVVGGSFTPMDPAQYQFVNYDAVEIEGVEAKANFRMENGFYSRFAIAYADGDILSPGAAPRPLDTIDPLNLVVGIGYREPQGRFGGELIATHHARKPLDETDGGYRPDAFTILDATAFFAVTDAFKLRAGIFNIFDEKYAYWQDVRGLSATSTTTDAYTRPGRNASVSLSFQF
- a CDS encoding arsenate reductase family protein, with amino-acid sequence MKATIWHNPKCGTSRKTLAILENLSRVEVEVIEYLKDPPSAEKLAQLYKDAGTTPNAGLRLRGTDAAERGMPEASAEDVLAAMAADPILIERPLVETDKGVRLCRPQDTVLEIL